GTGAAGGCCGTCACGCCCTGGAACACGGTGCAGGACTCGGTGCCCAGCGCCAGGGGCTGCGCGCACTCGCGCGTCTTCGTCACGTCGCAGCGCTCGGTGAGGCCCAGGTCCGACAGCGACGGCACCGGCGCGGACGCGGCCACCAGCTTCGCCGGGCCCTGTGCCATCTCGCCCACCTCGAAGTCGCTCGCCTCCACCGCGCCTTCGGCGGCGTCGAACGTCACCACGCCGTCCGCCCACACCCGCTGGGCCCGCGCGTAGACGCTCAGCGGGTGGCCCTTCCACAGCACCACGTCCGCCATCTTCCCCGGCTCCAGCGAGCCGGTGACACCCTCCACGCCCATCACCCACGCGGCGTTCAGCGTCACCCAGCGCAGCGCCTCCTCCTCCGGAATCGGGATGCCCGACTCCCGCGCGCGCCACATCGCCTTGCCCGCCTCCTGGTTCAGCCGCTGGATGCCATAGGCGGAGTCGGAGTGGATGACGGCCTTGCCGCCCACCTGCGACACCAGGCCCGCGTTCTCCGGGATGCCGTCCCACGCCTCCAACTTGAAGCCCCACCAGTCCGCCCACGTCGCCACCGCCACGCCCTTGGCGGCCAGGCTGTCGCGGACCTTGTAGGCCTCCAGCGCGTGATGGAAGGCGCGGATGGTGTAGCCCGCCTCCTGGGCCACCTGGAGCATCACCTCCATCTCGTCCGCGCGGTAGCAGTGGTTCTGCACGAGCAGGTTGCCGCGCAGCACCTCCGCGAGCGTCTCCAGCTTCAAGTCGCGCATCGGCTCCGGCCCCGCCTCGTCCGGGCTCTTCTCCTTCTTCTTCGTCCACTCGTCCCGCTTGGCCATGTAGTCGCGGGCCTGGGCGAAGGCCTGCCGGTAGCCGGCCACGTTGGCCATGCGGGTGGCGGGCGCCATGTTGCGCCCCGCGCCGTAGACGCGCCGGGGGTTCTCACCGCACGCCATCTTCAGCGCGTCCTTCGCCCCCGGGAAGCGGACCTCCGCCGCCGAGCGACCGAAGTGCAGCTTCACCGGGAAGCCCCGGCCGCCAATCAGGTTGGCGCTCCCGGGCAGCACCAACAGGGACGTGACACCGCCCGCCGCGGCGCGGCGGAGCCCGGGGTCCTGCGGCCAGAACGAGTGCTCCGCGGAGACCTCCGCCGTCACCGGCGCGGTGGCCTCGTTGCCATCCGAGTTGGAGAAGGACTCGGGCGACGCATAGACGCCCAGGTGGCTGTGGGCGTCGATGATGCCCGGGGTGACGTAGAGGCCGGTGCCGTCCACCTCCTCGGCGCCTGGGGGACTCGTGACCTCGGCGTTGCGCCCCACCGCCGTCAGCTTGCCGTCCACCCAGGCCACCGCGCCGTCCTCGATGGCCGGGCCGGAGGCGGGCAGCACCATGGCGTGGCGCACCACCACCGCGCGCGGCTGTTTCCAGACGCGCGTGGGCCCGGAGGGCGCCTCGGCGGGGGTGGTGGGGGTGGGAGCCCGCGGCGCGGTGGCGCAGGCGGAGGCCAGCAGCAGGAGCAGGGAGGAGGAGCGCATGGGGGTGGCCCGTCGTATCACGGCCCCCTGGGGCTCCAACCATGCCCGGTCGGCTGGAGGGCGGGCTGAACCCCACCCGACAGGAAGTCACCTCGCGACGAGAAGCCGTCTAGAATCCCCGCCCGGTCATGCCCCCTCTGCCCCCAGCCCCCATCCCCTCGCACACCGTCATCAACGCGCGAGGCCAGGGTGAGCGACTCTCCGCGCAGCAATTCCACCTCGTCCTCCTCGACACCGAGCGCGCCGGCACCGTCTTCCCGCTCGCCAACGAAGCGCTGCGCGTCGGCAAGGCGCCCGACAACGACGTCGTCATCGACCACCCCACGGTGAGCCGCAACCACCTGGTGGTGCGCCGGCAGGGAGACCGCTTCCTCGTCCAGGACCTGGGCTCCACCAACGGCACCTTCCTGGACGGCGCCCAGGTGCGCGAGGCGTACCTGCGGCCCGGCGCGCTGCTCGAGGTGGGCGATGTCCGCCTGCGCTTCAGCCCGCAGCTGGCCCCCGTGCAGGTGGAGCCCACGCTGGAGGACCGGCTGGGAGACTTGGTGGGCCGCAGCCTGCCGATGCGGCAGATCTTCGCCCTGCTCCAGCGCATCGCGCCCACGGACTCGACGCTGCTGCTCGTGGGGGAGACGGGCTCCGGCAAGGGCGCCGCGGCCAAGGCCATCCACAAGTTGAGCCCCCGCACGTCCGGGCCGCTCGTCGTCTTCGACTGCGCCAGCGTCTCCGACTCCCTCATCGAGAGCGAGCTGTTCGGCCACGAGAAGGGGGCGTTCACCGGCGCCGTCAGCCAGCGCATCGGCTGTCTGGAGCGCGCCAACGGCGGCACGCTGTTCCTCGACGAAATCGACGACCTGGCGCTGGACCTCCAGCCCAAGCTGCTGCGGGCGATTGAAGACCGCGAGTTCCGCCGGCTCGGCGCCTCCACGCCCATCTCGTTCGACGCGCGCATCGTCGTCGCGAGCAAGAAGGACCTCTGGGCCGAGACGCAGGCGGGCCGCTTCCGCGAGGACCTCTACTTCCGCCTCTCCGTGTTCACCGTCAGCCTGCCGCCCCTGAGAGACCGCAAGGAGGACATCCCGCTGCTGGTGGACGCCTTCGCGGGCGAGGGCCTGTGGCTGCGGCTGCCGGAGAAGATTCGCGAGCAGTTCAACGGACACACCTGGCCGGGCAACGTGCGCGAGCTGCGCAACGCGCTCGAGCGCGCGCGACACATGGTGGACATCCCGGAGCTGGCCGGAGACGCGCTCCTGCGAGAGTTCACCCGCGAGCCCCCCGCCCCCGCCGGCGACTTCCTGCCCGCCGAGTTCACCGGCCCGTTCAAGGTGTGCAAGGACGAGCTCATCCGCGCCTTCGAGCGCGAGTACCTCACGCGCCTGTTGGGCCGCGCCAAGGGCAACATCGCCCGCGCCGCTCGCGAGGCGGAGCTGGACCGCAAGCACCTCTACTCGCTGCTCCACAAGTACGGGCTGGTGCAGAGCGAAGGCGACTGACGCATCACCGGGCCGGAGCGCACGCGGGGTCGAGCAGCTCCGGCCGGTACTCGAAGTGCATCGTGTCGTAGTGGTACCAGCGGCCTCCCCAGATGAAGCCCTCCGCCTCGAAGGCGTCCACCAGGGCCTGGGGGATGGCGTTGCGCCAGCGCACCGGCTTTCGAGGCCTCTGCCATTCCCAGTAGTGCGAGCGCGCGACGTTCAGGTCGATGGAGACGCCGTACGAGTGGGCGCTGCGCCGGTTCGTGTTCGCGATGTTGCGCCAGACGAACGTGCCGCCCACGCCCTGGAGATAGGGCTTGAGCGATGCGTCCTTGGCGACGAGTGAGGCCAGCCGGGCGCTGACGCGCTCGAAGGCGGGCGCGGCCTTCCGGTTCACCTTCAAGGGCTGGCCCAGGAAGTCGATGGGGACGACGTCCACCTGCTCCCGGGCGGCGCCGTAGGTGGCCTCGAACAGCGGCTCGAAGCGGATGCGGCCGGGGTCCTCGTCCTCGCCCGTCACCGGGGTGATGGCCCCCTGGCGATAGGGAATGGACAGCGTGTCCTCCAGGTCCGGGGACTCCAGCTTGCGGGCGAACGACTTCGTCTGTCCGTCGTCGAACAGGAAGGAGCGCCCGTCGGGCAACGAGAAGCCCCAGCCGGAGTCGAGCCGCGCGGGCGTCAGCACCGGATACCACCGGGCCAGACACGCGAGCGCCGCGGGTGGCGCAGCGGCGTCACGAGGCTGCGTGCGCGTCCCGCCGTCGACGGGCTCCGCGGCGTGCACCGGCAGGGACAGGAGCCACGCGGCGAAGGCCTGTGGCAACAAGCGCGGGAAAGGCATCCTCCACATCCTCGCACCTCCGAGGGCTGGGAAGTGCTGTCCATCGGATGAAACCGGGAACGCGGTGTGCCGAGGAAATCCGACGTGGCATGGTGTGTCTGCCTTCGCAGTCCTTCCATCCCCCCAGGAGGGTTCATGATGAAGCGTCCGTCTCCCTGGCTCGCCGTGCTGTGCGCCGGTTTCATCTCGATGCACGCGACCGGCTGCTTCGGCAGCTTCAAGCTCACGCAGAAAATCTGGCAGTTCAACAAGAACATCTCGGGCGAGAAGTTCTTGCAGTGGCTGATGTTCCTCGTGCTCGTCATCGTGCCCGTGTACCAACTGGGCA
This genomic interval from Myxococcus guangdongensis contains the following:
- a CDS encoding M15 family metallopeptidase encodes the protein MPFPRLLPQAFAAWLLSLPVHAAEPVDGGTRTQPRDAAAPPAALACLARWYPVLTPARLDSGWGFSLPDGRSFLFDDGQTKSFARKLESPDLEDTLSIPYRQGAITPVTGEDEDPGRIRFEPLFEATYGAAREQVDVVPIDFLGQPLKVNRKAAPAFERVSARLASLVAKDASLKPYLQGVGGTFVWRNIANTNRRSAHSYGVSIDLNVARSHYWEWQRPRKPVRWRNAIPQALVDAFEAEGFIWGGRWYHYDTMHFEYRPELLDPACAPAR
- a CDS encoding sigma 54-interacting transcriptional regulator; the encoded protein is MPPLPPAPIPSHTVINARGQGERLSAQQFHLVLLDTERAGTVFPLANEALRVGKAPDNDVVIDHPTVSRNHLVVRRQGDRFLVQDLGSTNGTFLDGAQVREAYLRPGALLEVGDVRLRFSPQLAPVQVEPTLEDRLGDLVGRSLPMRQIFALLQRIAPTDSTLLLVGETGSGKGAAAKAIHKLSPRTSGPLVVFDCASVSDSLIESELFGHEKGAFTGAVSQRIGCLERANGGTLFLDEIDDLALDLQPKLLRAIEDREFRRLGASTPISFDARIVVASKKDLWAETQAGRFREDLYFRLSVFTVSLPPLRDRKEDIPLLVDAFAGEGLWLRLPEKIREQFNGHTWPGNVRELRNALERARHMVDIPELAGDALLREFTREPPAPAGDFLPAEFTGPFKVCKDELIRAFEREYLTRLLGRAKGNIARAAREAELDRKHLYSLLHKYGLVQSEGD
- a CDS encoding amidohydrolase family protein, whose protein sequence is MRSSSLLLLLASACATAPRAPTPTTPAEAPSGPTRVWKQPRAVVVRHAMVLPASGPAIEDGAVAWVDGKLTAVGRNAEVTSPPGAEEVDGTGLYVTPGIIDAHSHLGVYASPESFSNSDGNEATAPVTAEVSAEHSFWPQDPGLRRAAAGGVTSLLVLPGSANLIGGRGFPVKLHFGRSAAEVRFPGAKDALKMACGENPRRVYGAGRNMAPATRMANVAGYRQAFAQARDYMAKRDEWTKKKEKSPDEAGPEPMRDLKLETLAEVLRGNLLVQNHCYRADEMEVMLQVAQEAGYTIRAFHHALEAYKVRDSLAAKGVAVATWADWWGFKLEAWDGIPENAGLVSQVGGKAVIHSDSAYGIQRLNQEAGKAMWRARESGIPIPEEEALRWVTLNAAWVMGVEGVTGSLEPGKMADVVLWKGHPLSVYARAQRVWADGVVTFDAAEGAVEASDFEVGEMAQGPAKLVAASAPVPSLSDLGLTERCDVTKTRECAQPLALGTESCTVFQGVTAFTGTAWVKGATVVVDGGKVSSVRQQGEGGAVPSNCRAVEGKGRVLTPGLVDPLTQLGLVEVGAEVSTQDDGLRGEAAKRDVRAALVSAEDVNPVSAAFAVARLGGVTSALTVQHGGLISGQSALVSMDGAIRRTPLAMHLSLGIGGRDAVSGSRALVLERLREVLSDAREYGRRKGDFEQRRMRDVGASRLDLEALQPVLAGTLPVVMVAQKASDIRAALTLAREYNLKLVIAGASEAWLVAKELADAKVPVILQPTQNLPLDFDRLNSRLDASALLGAAGVKVLFSVLGEPGMVRTLAQEAGNAVAWGLPHTEALKAMTSNVADALNLPVGRLAPGATADVVLWNGDPLESATRPVGMWLAGRQVPLVSRQQALFEKHRALPAK